Proteins co-encoded in one Fusarium fujikuroi IMI 58289 draft genome, chromosome FFUJ_chr06 genomic window:
- a CDS encoding related to salicylate hydroxylase — translation MSSSQVAIIGAGLSGLALALALHQQGIQATAYEQQSAPLDIGGAIMLSPNSLRALDKLGVFERMLPKSYKFQDLYFYSQDDKLVDVFEFGNQEKYGYSGIRVYRFELINILLDLVKEAGIKVEYGRKFESIVSETEDSVTWRFTDGCEETASLLVGADGIHSRVRKYLHPDLEPKFTNMIGVTAAVPAKQLKLENNEYKLPATFMHDKRGAFVIAPQLADGSEVLIGKQKVFVGEDPGRDAWKAMNSDKTWCVDFLREGNEDFPAIVANSTSEISPNRVNLWPFYLLPKLETWASSAKHGRVAILGDAAHAIPPTAGQGVNQAFEDVYTFAGVLGLLKEKNSEGLSDALGRWQKGRQDRVDKIIELNNEINKRRMPKQGDVETKPFDIDWLYSVDLDEMVRGFVGGN, via the coding sequence ATGTCATCCTCACAAGTCGCGATCATCGGAGCAGGCCTCTCGGGTCTCGCCCTAGCCCTCGCTCTGCACCAACAAGGCATACAAGCCACTGCCTACGAGCAACAAAGCGCACCCCTCGACATCGGCGGCGCAATCATGCTATCTCCCAACTCCCTCCGCGCCTTAGACAAGCTAGGTGTCTTTGAACGCATGCTCCCCAAGTCCTACAAATTCCAGGACTTATACTTTTACTCCCAAGATGATAAACTCGTTGACGTCTTTGAGTTTGGCAATCAGGAGAAATACGGATACTCTGGTATTCGCGTTTACCGATTCGAACTCATTAatattcttcttgatcttgttaaAGAAGCTGGTATCAAGGTTGAGTATGGGAGAAAGTTTGAGAGTATAGTGAGTGAGACTGAGGATAGCGTCACGTGGCGCTTTACGGATGGGTGTGAAGAAACCGCCAGTCTTCTTGTTGGCGCGGATGGTATTCACTCCCGTGTGAGGAAGTATCTCCATCCAGACCTCGAACCAAAGTTCACCAACATGATCGGCGTCACAGCTGCCGTCCCCGCCAAGCAACTCAAGTTGGAGAACAATGAGTACAAGCTGCCTGCTACCTTCATGCATGACAAGCGCGGCGCCTTCGTCATTGCACCGCAGTTGGCTGATGGCTCGGAAGTTCTCATCGGCAAGCAAAAGGTCTTTGTTGGTGAAGATCCAGGCCGTGATGCTTGGAAGGCTATGAATTCTGATAAGACGTGGTGCGTTGACTTTCTCCGCGAAGGCAACGAGGACTTTCCCGCCATCGTCGCAAACTCAACCTCAGAGATTTCTCCCAACAGAGTCAATCTGTGGCCATTTTATCTCCTCCCCAAGCTTGAGACATGGGCTTCCAGCGCCAAGCACGGCCGCGTCGCTATTCTCGGTGACGCAGCGCACGCTATTCCTCCCACCGCCGGCCAAGGTGTGAACCAGGCTTTTGAGGATGTATACACATTCGCTGGAGTTCTTGGCctgttgaaggagaagaacagTGAGGGCCTTAGTGATGCTCTTGGAAGGTGGCAGAAGGGGAGACAGGATCGTGTTGATAAGATCATTGAGTTGAATAATGAAATCAACAAGAGGAGGATGCCTAAGCAGGGTGATGTTGAGACTAAGCCGTTTGATATTGACTGGCTGTATTCGGTTGATCTCGATGAGATGGTACGAGGCTTTGTTGGTGGTAATTAA
- a CDS encoding probable UGA2-succinate semialdehyde dehydrogenase yields the protein MANAVPQLRDPSLFIQKNFINNEWVDSISGKTFKVYDPATGSTIGSCPESTSEDAERAIQAASVALPVWRSATGRDRSRILRQWYELVLENKDDLATLITLENGKSKADAAGEVLFAASFIEWFAEEAPRIYGDVISHSQSSFRVSTLKEPIGVCGLITPWNFPAAMVARKLAPALAAGCTSILKPAFETPFTANALLSLLSRTSLPAGVVNSITADTNTPSIGQTLCSSDIVRKISFTGSTRVGKLLMSQSSGNLKKMSLELGGNAPFIVFDDADLDVAVKAAVTSKFKSSGQTCVCSNRIFVQKGVYDEFLRRLREEVGKFKVGSGFDARTTHGPLISAAAVQRLEGLVNEAVRAHFAVALNIRFTDLICIAIGSNFFAPTILSNVKTSMRVVDEEIFGPVAPVFSFDEEEAIIQVANKCDVGLASYIFTQDLNRATRVTEKLQFGMVAVNSGVVSDAAAPFGGVKHSGLGREGSKYGIEDYLQIKTVVLGNVNVQHRALL from the exons ATGGCCAACGCAGTACCCCAGCTGAGAGATCCTTCTCTCTTCATTCAGAagaacttcatcaacaatgagTGGGTAGACTCCATCTCAGGCAAGACTTTCAAGGTTTATG ACCCTGCGACGGGCTCGACCATCGGCTCATGTCCTGAGTCAACCTCTGAAGATGCGGAGAGGGCCATTCAAGCCGCCTCAGTCGCTCTTCCAGTCTGGAGATCAGCTACAGGACGAGATCGCTCAAGGATTCTGCGACAATGGTACGAGTTGGTTCTGGAGAACAAGGACGACCTGGCGACGCTCATTACGTTGGAGAACGGCAAGTCCAAGGCCGATGCAGCTGGTGAGGTTCTCTTCGCGGCGAGCTTCATCGAGTGGTTTGCCGAGGAGGCGCCACGGATTTATGGCGATGTCATCTCCCACAGCCAGTCGAGCTTCAGGGTCTCTACCTTGAAAGAGCCCATTGGCGTATGCGGCCTCATCACACC ATGGAACTTCCCAGCCGCAATGGTTGCTCGGAAACTCGCCCCAGCCCTCGCCGCCGGCTGCACCTCGATTCTAAAACCCGCCTTCGAAACACCCTTCACGGCCAATGCgctcctctctcttctctcccgCACCTCACTTCCAGCCGGCGTCGTCAACTCCATCACCGCAGATACTAACACCCCCTCGATCGGCCAAACCCTCTGCTCCTCCGATATTGTTCGCAAAATCTCCTTTACAGGCTCCACCCGCGTAGGCAAGCTTCTCATGAGCCAATCTAGCGGGAACCTAAAGAAGATGAGTCTGGAGCTAGGTGGCAATGCACCCTTTATAGTGTTCGACGATGCAGATCTTGACGTTGCTGTGAAAGCAGCCGTGACGAGCAAGTTCAAGTCTTCGGGTCAGACTTGCGTGTGCTCGAACCGCATCTTTGTACAGAAGGGGGTGTATGATGAGTTTTTGAGGAGGCTGAGGGAGGAAGTCGGGAAGTTCAAGGTTGGGTCTGGGTTTGATGCCAGGACAACGCATGGACCTCTCATCTCTGCGGCGGCCGTTCAAAGACTTGAAGGTCTCGTGAACGAGGCGGT TCGCGCCCACTTTGCTGTTGCTCTCAACATCAGGTTCACTGACCTTATCTGTATCGCAATAGGCTCCAATTTCTTCGCCCCAACGATTCTCAGCAACGTGAAAACCTCCATGCGCGTTGTAGACGAGGAGATCTTCGGCCCCGTAGCCCCAGTCTTCAGcttcgatgaagaagaagccatcatccAGGTCGCCAACAAATGTGATGTCGGCCTGGCCTCTTACATCTTCACACAAGATCTCAACCGAGCAACGAGAGTCACCGAAAAGCTTCAATTCGGCATGGTCGCAGTGAATAGTGGCGTTGTATCTGACGCTGCTGCTCC CTTCGGCGGAGTCAAACATTCTGGTCTTGGTCGTGAGGGAAGCAAGTACGGCATCGAGGATTACCTACAGATCAAGACGGTGGTGCTGGGCAACGTCAATGTGCAGCACCGCGCCCTCTTGTAG
- a CDS encoding related to novobiocin biosynthesis protein novR, with protein sequence MSTSITQTEERKLDAAVSLFPTQHSATTATSGTIPASLATGGYEFPGIPKFTDLYKKRQWQLEHMAGAFRVFARKGFTEGTAGHISVRDPIEPDTFWINPLGKHFGMLKASDMVRINEEGQVIGGNRVAVNAAGFVIHSAIHKARPDVHAACHMHSRFGKAWSVFGKPVDIINQDACLFYGIQAVYDDFGGVVISKDEGKKLIESLGDKGRVIFLQNHGLLTTGGTVDEAAYLFTALERTCEVQLMVEAAGLEKKTVSDEAAEFTHRVNADPETLYTEFQPDFEYEIWKSRGELSKGEQFCA encoded by the exons ATGTCTACAAGCATAACACAAACTGAAGAGCGAAAGCTCGACGCTGCGGTCTCCTTGTTTCCGACTCAGCATTCGGCGACTACAGCGACATCGGGTACTATCCCGGCGTCCCTAGCCACTGGCGGATACGAGTTCCCTGGCATTCCCAAGTTCACCGACCTGTACAAGAAGCGCCAATGGCAGCTCGAACACATGGCCGGCGCATTCAGGGTGTTTGCCCGAAAGGGGTTCACAGAAGGCACAGCTGGACACATCTCTGTCCGTGACCCTATCGAACCGGACACCTTTTGGATCAACCC CCTTGGCAAGCACTTTGGCATGCTTAAGGCCAGCGACATGGTTCGGATCAACGAAGAGGGTCAGGTCATTGGCGGCAACAGAGTCGCAGTCAATGCCGCGGGCTTTGTCATCCACAGCGCCATCCACAAAGCCCGCCCTGACGTCCATGCCGCCTGTCATATGCACTCTCGCTTCGGAAAGGCGTGGTCTGTGTTTGGAAAACCtgtcgacatcatcaaccagGATGCCTGTCTCTTCTACGGCATTCAAGCAGTTTACGACGACTTTGGCGGAGTTGTGATCAGCAAGGACGAAGGGAAAAAGTTGATCGAGTCATTGGGGGACAAGGGCAgggtcatcttcctccaaaaCCACGGACTGCTGACAACCGGCGGGACGGTAGATGAGGCTGCATACTTGTTCACCGCGTTGGAGAGGACCTGCGAGGTGCAGCTCATGGTCGAGGCGGCCGGGTTAGAGAAGAAGACTGTGAGCGATGAGGCGGCCGAGTTTACCCATAGGGTGAATGCTGATCCT GAAACACTGTACACCGAGTTCCAGCCTGACTTTGAATATGAGATTTGGAAGTCCAGGGGCGAGTTGAGCAAGGGAGAACAATTCTGTGCATAA
- a CDS encoding related to amine oxidase: MGNVKTVDLENTSGAYFAPGTLSSASRTLQVSGQVGSAKDGTVPADYESQIHLALLNLRKILIAAGARVENITKLTVYVVNYDAANRKHTRHMQKFLRGHRPAMTLVPVDKLAMPQWLFEIDATVALPPAEALSRAPALAAPSEKHDVVIVGAGLAGLTAAHELIRAGLSCVVLEARDRVGGKTWSQELPSGGVIDLGAAWINDTNQSRIIALARRYGANLIEQNTDGYCVLQNDKAEVSLFPYGEIPKFDEESRKNIEIIRDMAERDCQALDTWNPRDTSLDSMTFEAYLRSRGASEAALATGTVWTRAMLGQDPKDISALYFLNYCKSGGGLLQMRSDRKHGGQYLRVRQGTQLFAKGLASSLPVDTVRLSTPVKSIVQNSEAGSILVHTSSGKVISARKVITTVPGPALRSISFYPELPPVKQLWAESLSYGYYTKAMMEFKSPFWIEAGMCGLINSFKGPAAVVRDTSDPQSNKHVLTCFMAADHGRAWGALPSQAEKEAALLKQLKSLYGVNNIEDLFVSLTYYEWSGDEWSGFGCPCTALPPGLLDTVGGDSLRQPAGDLHFAGTETAGEWKGYMEGAVRSGERAAGEVVKDLKAGIVCRL; the protein is encoded by the exons ATGGGCAACGTCAAGACAGTCGACCTGGAGAACACCTCCGGCGCCTACTTCGCTCCTGGTACTCTCTCCTCAGCTTCGAGAACTCTCCAAGTCTCCGGCCAGGTCGGCAGTGCCAAAGACGGCACCGTCCCAGCCGACTACGAATCCCAGATTCATCTTGCACTCCTCAATCTGCGTAAGATCCTCATCGCAGCAGGCGCGCGCgtcgagaacatcaccaAGCTTACCGTCTATGTCGTGAACTATGATGCGGCCAACAGGAAGCACACGCGGCACATGCAGAAGTTCCTGAGGGGCCATAGGCCGGCCATGACTCTGGTGCCGGTCGATAAACTGGCTATGCCGCAGTGGCTGTTTGAGATCGATGCGACTGTCGCTCTGCCGCCGGCCGAAGCGTTATCTCGCGCTCCTGCCCTTGCAGCACCCTCGGAAAAGCACGACGTGGTCATCGTGGGAGCCGGTCTTGCGGGCTTGACGGCCGCTCATGAGCTCATCCGCGCTGGCCTCTCGTGTGTCGTTCTGGAAGCTCGTGATCGCGTCGGAGGCAAGACATGGAGCCAGGAGCTTCCCTCTGGCGGTGTCATTGATCTCGGCGCTGCTTGGATTAATGATACGAACCAGAGCAGAATCATTGCCTTGGCCAGGAGATATGGCGCCAATCTCATTGAGCAGAACACCGACGGGTACTGCGTACTTCAGAATGACAAGGCAGAGGTCTCCCTATTTCCTTATGGAGAGATTCCCAAG TTCGATGAAGAATCACGAAAGAACATCGAGATCATCCGAGACATGGCCGAAAGGGACTGCCAGGCTCTGGATACATGGAACCCGAGAGACACGTCCCTCGATTCCATGACCTTCGAGGCCTATCTTCGGTCCCGAGGAGCCAGCGAAGCGGCACTGGCTACGGGAACGGTTTGGACGCGTGCGATGTTGGGCCAGGACCCCAAAGACATTTCGGCTCTGTACTTTCTCAACTACTGCAAGTCTGGAGGTGGCCTGCTGCAGATGCGGTCTGATCGCAAACATGGCGGGCAGTACTTGCGTGTAAGACAGGGAACACAGCTGTTCGCCAAGGGCCTTGCTTCAAGTCTCCCAGTTGATACGGTGCGTCTCTCAACGCCGGTCAAGTCCATCGTCCAGAACAGCGAGGCTGGCTCCATTCTCGTGCACACCTCGTCAGGAAAAGTCATCTCAGCTCGCAAGGTCATCACGACTGTGCCGGGGCCTGCCCTCAGATCCATCTCCTTCTACCCCGAGCTGCCCCCCGTCAAGCAGCTGTGGGCCGAGTCATTGTCCTACGGATACTACACCAAAGCAATGATGGAGTTCAAGTCGCCGTTCTGGATCGAAGCCGGAATGTGCGGCCTCATCAACTCCTTCAAAGGCCCTGCGGCAGTCGTTCGCGATACTTCGGATCCGCAGAGCAACAAGCATGTCCTCACCTGCTTCATGGCAGCAGACCACGGCCGCGCGTGGGGTGCCCTCCCGAGCCAAGCTGAGAAAGAGGCTGCGCTGCTCAAACAGCTCAAGAGTCTCTACGgcgtcaacaacatcgaggACTTGTTCGTCTCGCTGACGTACTACGAATGGAGCGGAGATGAGTGGTCTGGCTTTGGATGCCCTTGCACAGCTCTGCCGCCTGGTCTTCTTGACACAGTGGGCGGAGATAGCCTCAGGCAGCCAGCTGGAGACCTGCATTTTGCTGGCACAGAGACGGCTGGCGAGTGGAAGGGGTACATGGAGGGCGCGGTGCGTAGTGGTGAGCGGGCGGCAGGTGAGGTTGTGAAAGACTTGAAGGCAGGTATTGTGTGCCGCCTGTAG
- a CDS encoding probable L-lactate dehydrogenase (cytochrome): MATTSSPPLTLHEVELAAKAKLPQHIYEFYASGSDDEKALRRNVDAFSRLLIRPRVLIDVSRVDTATKLFGWSSPIPISIAPSAMQKLAGGQGELDVARAAASMGVNVTLSSQSTVSLEDVQATRQKVMRDAGRQAPPPWMQLYLYEDVKKSVNLIRRAEAASYEALVLTVDTPVLGNRLAERRTAVVLPPGMSLPNTETPSNPNSKLPSVNRLLMNARTATEAADLIASAGSRMHSSSLTWAKTMSFLRGVTKMKIILKGIMTGEDAALAVEHGADAIIVSNHGGRQLSNTCATIEALPEIVDAVKGRIPVILDGGTRTGADVFKALALGADFVSIGRPVLWGLAYAGQNGVESVLHILEREFSRTMALAGVNKVADIKRDRLGVVARDGFGFAKL, encoded by the exons ATGGCAACgacctcatcaccaccttTGACACTCCACGAAGTCGAGCTtgcagccaaagccaagctaCCGCAGCATATATACGAATTCTATGCTTCTGGCTCggatgatgagaaagcgCTGCGTCGCAATGTTGATGCATTCAGTCG ATTGTTGATCAGACCACGCGTCCTCATCGATGTCTCCCGCGTCGATACGGCCACCAAATTGTTCGGTTGGTCTTCGCCAATTCCCATCAGTATAGCTCCTAGTGCCATGCAGAAGCTGGCTGGTGGCCAGGGAGAGCTTGATGTGGCCAGGGCTGCGGCCTCTATGGGCGTCAATGTGACCTTGTCATCACAATCGACCGTTTCTCTCGAGGATGTCCAGGCCACCAGGCAAAAAGTCATGAGAGATGCTGGGCGTCAAGCACCGCCACCGTGGATGCAGTTGTACCTGTACGAGGACGTCAAGAAGAGCGTCAATCTGATTAGGCGAGCCGAAG CCGCTTCATACGAAGCCCTGGTCCTCACTGTCGACACTCCTGTCCTAGGCAATAGACTCGCTGAGCGACGAACCGCCGTCGTCCTCCCCCCAGGCATGAGCCTCCCCAACACCGAAACCCCATCCAATCCCAACTCGAAACTCCCCAGCGTCAACCGCCTCCTCATGAACGCCAGGACCGCCACCGAAGCGGCAGACCTCATTGCTAGCGCTGGCTCTAGGATGCATAGCTCCAGCCTCACCTGGGCAAAAACCATGTCATTCCTCCGAGGGGtgaccaagatgaagatcatcCTCAAGGGCATCATGACGGGGGAAGACGCAGCGCTGGCAGTCGAGCATGGCGCTGATGCCATCATCGTTTCAAACCATGGCGGACGTCAGCTGAGCAATACCTGCGCCACGATCGAGGCTCTACCTGAAATCGTCGACGCCGTCAAAGGCCGAATACCAGTCATTCTGGATGGGGGGACCAGGACTGGGGCAGATGTCTTTAAGGCGCTGGCATTAGGGGCGGATTTTGTGTCGATTGGTCGACCGGTGCTCTGGGGGCTCGCCTATGCCGGGCAAAACGGTGTGGAGTCTGTACTACACATCCTAGAGAGGGAGTTTAGCCGAACGATGGCTTTGGCTGGGGTAAATAAGGTGGCGGACATCAAGAGGGATAGGCTTGGAGTTGTGGCAAGGGACGGATTTGGGTTTGCAAAGCTGTAA
- a CDS encoding related to transporter protein HOL1 — translation MTVVQAENSADSAGDRLPPGTFRLIDIDGNMRGQHADGEGEDDIILMPQPSLDPEDPLNWTFRRKVIQTSCVVLYTIVIAIPSSAVYSIVTPLRKETDLSLQDINNGTGIMFLFYGWGCIFWQAMALQYGKRPIYLFSLLATIVILATAPLCKEPGPYLANRIILGFFGSPVESLCEISIADIWFTHQRGKYMAWYGWSLALCGKLAPMLSGFINVGQGWKWTLYWCAIWNAMGFIYCFFLMEETNYDRKHDELPPQRVAPVSQASTKEGDGDGEKTMTLDTTSSDLGESAEIQWPRKTYLQKLSIKDNPRPNRIVQIMIAPFKGFTYPAVVYAGLMYGANSLVWQGFQNATIGTIYTLEYGFSTAGVAAAYSGGVIGTIVGGYYCGKIGPMLTVRLARRNGGISEPEHTLYLFIASIFLVPAAMILYGLGVTYKWHWMVLVITQVFMAMNAALCVAGALNYAIGSYMELSGSMVTTCVLIRNTMSFATNFGVTPWLKATNYMVVYLTVAGIGLLWNASLFIMTRYGKAMREWTAQRYWRDVERARAKGLGH, via the exons ATGACTGTTGTCCAAGCTGAAAACAGCGCCGATTCGGCTGGCGATAGACTTCCTCCCGGCACCTTCAGGCTCATCGACATAGATGGCAACATGAGAGGCCAGCACGCTGACGGCGAGGGTGAGGATGACATTATCCTGATGCCTCAGCCGTCGCTGGATCCTGAAGATCCCCTCAACTGGACTTTCAGGCGCAAGGTCATACAGACTAGCTGTGTTGTCCTTtacaccatcgtcatcgccatcccTTCGAGTGCCGTCTACTCTATCGTTACGCCTCTCAGGAAGGAAACTGATCTGTCGCTTCAGGACATCAACAATGGAACCGGCATCATG TTCCTCTTCTACGGCTGGGGTTGTATCTTCTGGCAAGCCATGGCCCTTCAATATGGCAAACGACCCATCTacctcttctccctccttgccaccatcgtcatcctgGCCACGGCCCCCTTGTGCAAGGAGCCAGGTCCCTATCTCGCCAACCGTATCATCCTCGGCTTCTTTGGCTCCCCCGTTGAATCCCTTTGTGAGATTTCCATCGCCGACATCTGGTTCACCCACCAGCGCGGCAAATACATGGCCTGGTACGGCTGGTCGCTCGCCCTCTGCGGCAAGCTCGCGCCCATGTTGAGTGGTTTCATCAACGTTGGTCAGGGCTGGAAGTGGACGCTGTACTGGTGTGCTATCTGGAACGCCATGGGATTCATatactgcttcttcttgatggagGAGACCAATTACGATAGGAAACATGATGAGCTGCCACCCCAGCGGGTTGCTCCTGTAAGCCAGGCATCTACAAAGGAGGGTGACGGTGACGGggagaagacgatgacgCTGGACACGACCTCCTCTGACCTCGGTGAATCTGCTGAGATTCAGTGGCCGCGCAAGACGTACCTCCAAAAGCTCAGCATCAAGGACAACCCTCGTCCCAACCGCATCGTCCAAATCATGATCGCGCCGTTCAAGGGCTTCACTTATCCGGCAGTGGTATACGCTGG TCTCATGTATGGAGCAAACAGTCTTGTGTGGCAAGGCTTCCAGAATGCCACCATTGGCACCATCTACACCCTTGAGTACGGTTTCTCAACTGCCGGCGTCGCCGCAGCATACTCTGGTGGTGTCATCGGTACTATTGTTGG TGGCTACTATTGTGGCAAGATTGGTCCTATGCTTACTGTCCGCTTGGCGCGGCGCAACGGCGGCATCTCCGAGCCTGAGCACACCCTCTACCTATTCATCGCGTCCATCTTCCTCGTTCCCGCCGCCATGATCCTCTACGGTCTCGGTGTGACATACAAATGGCACTGGATGGTGCTGGTAATCACACAAGTTTTCATGGCTATGAACGCCGCGCTCTGTGTAGCTGGAGCGCTGAACTACGCCATCGGCAGCTATATGGAGCTGTCCGGCTCCATGGTGACGACGTGTGTGTTGATCCGGAACACCATGTCGTTTGCGACCAACTTTGGAGTCACGCCGTGGTTGAAGGCGACCAATTACATGGTAGTGTACCTTACGGTCGCTGGTATCGGCTTGTTGTGGAATGCGAGCCTGTTCATCATGACGAGGTATGGCAAGGCGATGCGGGAGTGGACGGCGCAGAGGTACTGGAGAGATGTTGAGCGTGCCAGGGCCAAGGGCCTGGGTCACTGA
- a CDS encoding related to general amidase, whose amino-acid sequence MAVKGIPLWQQKAAEARAHRDASLAKVEPPLEGVPAVEQLPNNSLELVPHVLTLREIEITESYTVTELLQVLRERKISVEEVTRAFLRRAALAQATTNCVTELLWDQAIARAKHLDSLPSPQGALFGLPISTKEHLGMIGENVTSNASFAAWVSKPHGSNLLFDSLWAEGCVFFARTTQPQAIMHLETESNVYGRTVHPFNRELTPGGSSGGESALLGMRGSLLGIGGDIGGSIRLPASNTGIYGFKPSTKRISTSGLRAAYLGRDTIAGCPGPMTVSRDGLALLMRVALAAKPWRVDPLLTFKDWTPYKFTAPPKVAVQWWDGVVMPHPPMTRALREVAAACRKAGMEVVDWNCEGLDHGKAWEIVSALYWPDGGKEMLDILEETGEPALPLTKHILHEQASAKNRTCTEMMELNRERDSYRAMYCKAWSATATPTSREVDVILCPPSFGSAPPHEQSRYWGYTSQWNLLDYPGAVFPVTKVDPAVDVKDEGYLPKNDMDRFVWEMYDGEKMKGSPVNLQVVGRRQEEEKVLAALEEIERAMGRK is encoded by the exons ATGGCTGTTAAGGGGATTCCATTATGGCAGCAAAAGGCCGCCGAGGCAAGAGCCCATCGCGATGCCTCTCTCGCCAAGGTCGAGCCGCCGTTGGAGGGTGTACCAGCTGTCGAACAGCTGCCAAATAACTCTCTGGAGCTGGTGCCTCATGTTCTCACACTGCGGGAGATTGAGATCACAGAGAGCTACACCGTCACCGAGCTGCTCCAGGTTCTTCGGGAGAGGAAGATCTCGGTTGAAGAAGTCACGCGAGCTttcttgagaagagcagCGCTGGCCCAGGCTACG ACAAACTGCGTTACTGAGCTCCTCTGGGATCAAGCTATCGCCCGCGCCAAACACCTGGACTCTTTACCCTCCCCCCAAGGTGCCCTCTTTGGCCTGCCTATCTCGACAAAGGAACACCTTGGTATGATAGGCGAAAATGTCACGTCTAACGCCTCCTTCGCTGCCTGGGTCAGTAAGCCCCACGGCTCAAACCTCCTGTTCGACAGCCTGTGGGCCGAGGGCTGCGTCTTCTTCGCCAGGACGACACAGCCGCAGGCAATCATGCATCTAGAGACTGAAAGTAACGTATATGGAAGGACGGTGCACCCGTTCAACAGGGAGTTGACACCTGGAGGAAGTTCGGGAGGAGAGTCGGCGTTACTGGGTATGAGGGGAAGTTTGTTG GGTATTGGTGGTGATATTGGTGGCAGCATCCGACTCCCTGCTTCCAATACTGGCATCTACGGGTTCAA ACCTTCAACGAAGAGAATCTCAACTTCTGGCCTTCGAGCCGCCTACCTGGGCCGTGATACCATCGCTGGCTGCCCTGGCCCCATGACAGTAAGCCGCGACGGCCTCGCGCTCCTCATGCGCGTCGCCCTGGCCGCGAAACCCTGGCGTGTAGATCCCCTCCTCACCTTCAAAGACTGGACACCCTACAAGTTCACAGCCCCACCCAAGGTCGCCGTGCAGTGGTGGGATGGCGTGGTGATGCCGCATCCGCCTATGACGAGGGCGCTGAGGGAGGTCGCGGCCGCGTGTAGGAAGGCAGGGATGGAGGTCGTGGATTGGAACTGCGAGGGGTTGGATCACGGCAAGGCTTGGGAGATTGTGTCGGCTTTATATTGGCCGGACGGGGGTAAGGAGATGCTTGATATCTTGGAAGAGACGGGAGAGCCGGCGTTGCCACTCACCAAGCATATTCTCCACGAGCAAGCGTCAGCAAAGAACCGGACATGTacggagatgatggag CTTAACCGCGAGCGAGACTCCTACCGCGCCATGTACTGCAAAGCATGGTCCGCCACCGCCACGCCCACCTCCCGCGAGGTCGACGTGATCCTCTGCCCTCCGTCCTTTGGCAGCGCGCCTCCCCACGAGCAATCGCGCTACTGGGGCTACACCTCACAGTGGAACCTCCTGGACTACCCAGGCGCCGTGTTCCCCGTGACCAAGGTTGACCCTGCCGTTGATGTCAAGGACGAGGGGTACCTGCCCAAGAACGACATGGACAGGTTCGTGTGGGAGATGTACGAtggggagaagatgaaggggaGCCCGGTGAACTTGCAGGTTGTTGGGAGGagacaggaggaggagaaggtgtTGGCTGCgctggaggagattgagcgTGCTATGGGGCGGAAGTGA